The Filimonas lacunae genomic sequence CCACCGTGGTTGCGCAGCAGAAAGTACATATACAACGCACGCAGGCCATAGGCCTCGCCTTTCATACGCATTTTAAACAACACCGCTGCTTCCGGATCGGCCGCCCAGTTTACCTTGTCGGCGTTGGCCAGAAACAGGTTTACATATTGCATGGCGCCGTAGGATGGGTTCCATACCGATACAGGGCTGTTCGCTGCCGTCCACGATCCCGTAGCCATTTGCAGGTAACCATCGTTGCGTTGGTTGGTTACCGCATCATCGGTAGCATATTCACTGTTATCATAATAAGCAGGAATGGAGCGGTACGCATTCATCAGGAAGCCTTGTGCGTAGTTGGGATCAGTATACATCTGCTCCACAGATTTGAGGTTTTCCTCATCCGGGGTCAGCATTTTTTTACAGGCGGTGCCGGTAAGTACCGCTGCCCCCAGTATAGCCAAATAAAGTTTCATATAGCCGTGCTTTATTAGTTCGTTAAAAAGAAGCCCTGATACCCAGGTTATAAAAGCGGTATTGCGGGGCGGTTCCAATATTCGTTTCCATCAGCTTGCGTTCTTTCGATAGTACCAGCAGGTTATCGCCCAGCACGTATACACTCAGGCCATGGATAACAGAATTTTTAAACAGATCGTTATTGAAGTCGTAGGTAAGCTGTACCCGACTCAGGTTAAAACGATTGGTTTTATACATCCAGAAGGTAGAGTTTTGGTAGTTGTTGTTACCGGCAGTAGTGGTCAGGCGCGGATAGTCAGCCGTGTTTTTGGTGGCTTCTGTCCAGCGACCCCATACGGCATCCGAAAATTTGCTGGTACCTCTTACCCAGTAGTACGAACTGTTTTTAAAACCAATAGCGCCGGTTTGTCCGCTGGCCAGTGCAAACAATGTAAAATGTCTCCACTTAACAGTAAGGTTTATACCGTAGTTGAAAGGGTTGGCAGCCCAGCCGTTGCGGCCCAGGTTTACCTGGTCTTTACCATCTACCACGCCATCGTTGTTTACATCACGGTATTTAATATCACCAGGCTTTAACGTACCACCAAAGGTTTGGCGGGCATGACCATCAATATCTGCCTGATCCTGGAAGAAGCCATCGCTGATATAACCCCAGTACGCATCCAGGGCTTTGCCTGCACGGTTCTGGTAAGCATCCAGGTAAATTTCATCACGGCGTACCGCTGTTGAATTAAACACCATACCGGTTACGCCTATAGAGTACTGTACCTCTCCTAACTTACGGTTCAGGTTTACCGCAAAGTCAACACCGGTACGTCTGTCGTTATTGTAATTCAACCACGGGCGGAAATCACCGTTACCACTAAACCAGGAAGGATACGTAAGCACGCCCCTGGTAAGTAGGCCATTGGTGTTCTGGCGGAAATAGTTTACATCCATAGTAATAGCGCCTTTTAATAAAGAAGCTTCTAAACCTACCCGGAATTCGTTCCTGCGCACAAAGGTGAAATCAGGATTGGTACCCTGACCAGAGATAGAAGTAAAGCCGCCGGAAGCACCATCGCGCCATGGATACCAGCCACCGAGCTGACCGTTATTGCCATAATAACCCTGGTACAGGTAGTAATCGGTAGGTGTAGTGCCATCCGGCCGGAAACCGGTAATATCCAGATCCTGCTTAATATTGGCATAAGAAGCGTTCAGCTTCAGATTGTCCACAAAGGTCACCTTGTTCTTGAAGAAAGCCTCATCGCTGATGCGCCAGCCCACCGTAACAGTAGGTGACAGTGCATTGCGTTTACCCGGCGGCATTTTGGCAGAGTGCACCACCGCTGCTGAGAAGTCAACGTAATAGCGCTTTTTAAAGTTATAGCCTGCCTGAAAGCCCAGGTTGGTATTGCGTATAGGGTGATAGGTACTACCGCCATTGTTATCAGCATCGCTGGAAAACTGCGTAAGGTACCACCAGCCCAGCAAGGTTCCGGTAATATTATGGTTAGAAGCAAAAGTGCGGTCGTAATTAAACTGCGAGCGTAAGCTCATGGTTTGCGTATACGCCGTTTGCCCTACATATTCGTTGGTAGAACTGAGGTCGTTATTGTATTTGCGCAGGGAAGTAATTACATCCTTACCATCTACGGTAGCCCAGGTAGGTTCGTAGGTAGCATAACTTACCTGGTAAGCTTCGGAATATAACGAGGTATAATCCATGCTGTACACGGTTTTAAACTTCAGCCCTTTTACAGCACTGCCCAAATCCGCCGTAGCGCCTACATTATACATCAGCGTTCTGTTACGGGTTTTGATATACCCCGCAGCCAGGTTATCTGCAAACGCATTGGTCTGGTCGGTGGATATACCACCCAGCAGGTATTGCCCGTCAATCAGGTGGTTACTGTTATCGGCAATGGTTTTTAAGCCTGCATTACCCGCACTGAACATGCTGATGGGGATAAAGGGTGAAAACCAGTTGGGACGCATAGTAGCCGAAGCCCCCCAGAAGTTGCCCCTGCCTGTATAATTGTTATTGAAAATAGCTACCGCATCGGTGCTGGCAGTAAGCCAGCTGGTGAGGTTCATATCCACATTGGCGCGGATATTAAAATTGAAATCATTATTCTTTTTCTGCTCACCAAAATTCATGATACTGTTGTTGTACGATGCACCAAAGTTGGTGTAGTAGCGTGCAAACTCATTACCGCCCGATATTTCGGTGGTAACATCCTGCCGCGTATACGCCTTTTTAAGGTAAGCGGAGTTGAAGAAATCCACATCCGGATAGCGGTACGGGTTGGTTCCCGCAGCTGTGGCATTGATCTGATCCTGCGTGTAACGTTCGGCAACGCCATCATTACGGCTGGCCTCGTTATACAACGTCATATAATCAGCTGCCTTCAGGTAGGAAGGATAGGCTTTGGGAAAGAACCAGCCGGAGTTGGCACGCACATCAATACTTAAAGGCTTTACTGTACCGCGCTTGGTGGTAATCAGCACTACCCCTTTGGAGGCATTGCTGCCATACAGTACCACCGAGCTGGCCCCTTTGAGTATGGTAATGGTTTCAATTTCTACCGGGCGCACATCTGTAGCGCGGCGGGGTATACCATCTACCAGTATCAGCGGCGCCTGGCCCCATATATTGCCGGTATAGCCACCCACCAGGCTTTGCAGGTTGTCCAGGCTATACGTTGCATAATTTTTCTTTAATAGTTCGGTAACGTTAATGGAGGTTACAGCGCCCGGTAAGTCTTCCCGCGCCACTGTTTTAAAAGCCACGTTTACGAGGCTGTCTTTATTTGTCTGCGCCTTTATTGCCGCTGAATGCAGCATTGAAGCAGCAAACAGCAGGCAGCAGGCCCTTATATTTTTGATGTTCATTGTTACTGTTCGTTTTGAAGTTTACCAACCTGGATTCTGCTTAAATTCCGGATACATGTTCACATCGCTTATCAGGAACGGAAACCAGTAATGTCTTTGTCCCAGTTGTCTTTCAAACAGCACTTTTTCGCGGAAGTTGTTCACTTTTGCGGTTCTGGGGCTCTCGTATATTTCTGCATTAGGCGTGGCGCGGTCAAAATCAATACCCTTTTTTAGTGTATAAGGGCGCTCGGTTAACAGCAGCCAGCGGCGCAGATCGTTAAAGCGGTGGCCTTCAAATGCCAGCTCTACCGCACGTTCGCGGCGGTATTCACTGCGGAAGGCATCCTGTGAACCTAAAAACTTAGCAGCTACATGGCCTACGCCCAGCCCCGGACGGTCTCTTACAAAGTTCACCGCATCTACCGCGGTTTTGCTGTAGTTGGTGGCCTGGCCGGTAGGTGAATTATTGCCTTCAGAAGCCGCTTCTGCATACAGCAGGTACACATCCGACAAGCGTAGCAGGCTTAATACAAACGTGTTGTTTTCGCGATAACCATCCCAGTCGTTCGTGAGCTTAGAGCACAGCTTGGAGTTCATATAACCCGTAAACACCGCTTTGGTGGAGTAGTCGGTACGGAAAAAACCTCCTGTATACAAACTCGCATACTGGCGAAACTGGTTGTTTCCCACGTTGGCGGCGTTGTTTACACATTTTTCTCCGTCAATCATAATGTCGTTATAAAAGCGGGGATCTCTGTTTCTCCAGGGATATTCCGGGGTGTAACCGCTTTCAGCATCAGCAACAGCAGGGTCGGTAATAGGCAGCCCGTTGGCCATGCCGTAATAATCCACATAGTTGGCAGTGGGATATACTTTAATACCGGAAGCGTTAATGGTCATAGGGCGGTAATCGTTCACCTGGTTCCAGCGGAAGCGGCCAGCAGCTTCTGCCAGGTTTTCCATAAAAATGGCTTCTTTTAAACCGGGTATCTTACCGTTCTGATTAAAGGTGTAGAAGAGTTGGGGGTAGTTGGCAAAATTAGCCAGTTCGTACCTCTTGGTACTCTCTATCAGTGTAAGGGCCTGGCCAAATACTTCCGCTGCTTTTTTACAGTAGTCTGCATTATAGTTGCTGTTGCCGGTAGATTCGCGGTTCATTAACGGGCTACCTGCATACAACAGGTTTTTACCCAGGAAACACAGCGCCATAATTTTATTGATGCGGAAGTTGTTGTTACCCGTAGTTTGTGCACCGGCAGTGGTTTGATCCCAATCTATTGGCAGCAGATCCGCTGCCTTCTGTAAATCGGCCGCTACTTTTTCCGCGGTAGCCTGGTAGCTTAAGCGGGGCAGTTTAGGCGTCTGATCGGTAGGCAATACCAGGTCTATATAAGGCAGGCCACCCCAATACTGCATTAACATAAAATGATACCAGCCACGGAAGAAATACAGCTGACCGGCAATCAGGTTCTTTTCTTCATCGGTAGCCTCGTTCAGCAGCCCCAGGTTGGCAATACCTATGTTAGCTTTACGGATGGCATACCAGGATAAGCCCCACAGGTTACCCTTATCGCCACGTACCTGGCTGCTGGGAACACCACCGTTTTTAAACCACGAGCCAAAGATGGCCGTGTTCCAGCCCCAGTAATCGCCCTGGTC encodes the following:
- a CDS encoding RagB/SusD family nutrient uptake outer membrane protein, whose amino-acid sequence is MKKFFTTICLPCTLLLAVAVGLGSCNKYLDKSPLTDISDKQAFKDFRNFQGFTEELYSAIPLLTGIGSHNNWNFGDEDMWEPTETRVLAYNIDQGDYWGWNTAIFGSWFKNGGVPSSQVRGDKGNLWGLSWYAIRKANIGIANLGLLNEATDEEKNLIAGQLYFFRGWYHFMLMQYWGGLPYIDLVLPTDQTPKLPRLSYQATAEKVAADLQKAADLLPIDWDQTTAGAQTTGNNNFRINKIMALCFLGKNLLYAGSPLMNRESTGNSNYNADYCKKAAEVFGQALTLIESTKRYELANFANYPQLFYTFNQNGKIPGLKEAIFMENLAEAAGRFRWNQVNDYRPMTINASGIKVYPTANYVDYYGMANGLPITDPAVADAESGYTPEYPWRNRDPRFYNDIMIDGEKCVNNAANVGNNQFRQYASLYTGGFFRTDYSTKAVFTGYMNSKLCSKLTNDWDGYRENNTFVLSLLRLSDVYLLYAEAASEGNNSPTGQATNYSKTAVDAVNFVRDRPGLGVGHVAAKFLGSQDAFRSEYRRERAVELAFEGHRFNDLRRWLLLTERPYTLKKGIDFDRATPNAEIYESPRTAKVNNFREKVLFERQLGQRHYWFPFLISDVNMYPEFKQNPGW
- a CDS encoding SusC/RagA family TonB-linked outer membrane protein; amino-acid sequence: MNIKNIRACCLLFAASMLHSAAIKAQTNKDSLVNVAFKTVAREDLPGAVTSINVTELLKKNYATYSLDNLQSLVGGYTGNIWGQAPLILVDGIPRRATDVRPVEIETITILKGASSVVLYGSNASKGVVLITTKRGTVKPLSIDVRANSGWFFPKAYPSYLKAADYMTLYNEASRNDGVAERYTQDQINATAAGTNPYRYPDVDFFNSAYLKKAYTRQDVTTEISGGNEFARYYTNFGASYNNSIMNFGEQKKNNDFNFNIRANVDMNLTSWLTASTDAVAIFNNNYTGRGNFWGASATMRPNWFSPFIPISMFSAGNAGLKTIADNSNHLIDGQYLLGGISTDQTNAFADNLAAGYIKTRNRTLMYNVGATADLGSAVKGLKFKTVYSMDYTSLYSEAYQVSYATYEPTWATVDGKDVITSLRKYNNDLSSTNEYVGQTAYTQTMSLRSQFNYDRTFASNHNITGTLLGWWYLTQFSSDADNNGGSTYHPIRNTNLGFQAGYNFKKRYYVDFSAAVVHSAKMPPGKRNALSPTVTVGWRISDEAFFKNKVTFVDNLKLNASYANIKQDLDITGFRPDGTTPTDYYLYQGYYGNNGQLGGWYPWRDGASGGFTSISGQGTNPDFTFVRRNEFRVGLEASLLKGAITMDVNYFRQNTNGLLTRGVLTYPSWFSGNGDFRPWLNYNNDRRTGVDFAVNLNRKLGEVQYSIGVTGMVFNSTAVRRDEIYLDAYQNRAGKALDAYWGYISDGFFQDQADIDGHARQTFGGTLKPGDIKYRDVNNDGVVDGKDQVNLGRNGWAANPFNYGINLTVKWRHFTLFALASGQTGAIGFKNSSYYWVRGTSKFSDAVWGRWTEATKNTADYPRLTTTAGNNNYQNSTFWMYKTNRFNLSRVQLTYDFNNDLFKNSVIHGLSVYVLGDNLLVLSKERKLMETNIGTAPQYRFYNLGIRASF